The following are from one region of the Sandaracinus amylolyticus genome:
- a CDS encoding c-type cytochrome, with amino-acid sequence MRRALACALVVAAGCTTEPAAVAIASRWAVRGDAVRGRALFESMECTRCHEHPDVEPPPAARDCTGCHRAIHAGTHDAPAAAIARWSARITSLVHVPALGRSRLSREWIARFLIEPHDVRPALAATMPRLPIDARDAADLATFLVPDEPPDGAPLPRDAETIARGRALFETRGCASCHAPSSIGTLDPALALAPDLRWTRERMTDRAIVDWILDPSPPMPRLVAAREDAVAIAAYLVASPLDPIEIVTPADPLPLLDRAVSFTEVRDRVLRRTCWHCHSDAGLALGEGGPGNTGGFGFAARRLDLSDYEGVMSGSLDDAGERRSIFREIDGVPLLVAVLEARASEERGHASELRGMPLGLPAVSPEDIQIVRSWIAQGRPQ; translated from the coding sequence ATGAGGCGCGCGCTCGCGTGCGCGCTCGTCGTCGCAGCGGGCTGCACCACGGAGCCGGCCGCGGTCGCGATCGCGTCGCGCTGGGCGGTCCGAGGAGATGCCGTGCGGGGCCGTGCGCTCTTCGAGTCGATGGAGTGCACGCGCTGCCACGAGCACCCCGACGTCGAGCCTCCGCCCGCTGCGCGCGACTGCACCGGCTGCCACCGCGCGATCCACGCGGGCACCCACGATGCGCCCGCCGCCGCGATCGCGCGCTGGAGCGCGCGCATCACGAGCCTCGTGCACGTGCCCGCGCTCGGACGCTCGCGCCTCTCGCGCGAGTGGATCGCGCGCTTCCTGATCGAGCCCCACGACGTGCGTCCCGCGCTCGCGGCGACCATGCCACGGCTCCCGATCGACGCGCGGGACGCCGCCGACCTCGCGACGTTCCTGGTGCCCGACGAGCCACCGGACGGCGCCCCGCTTCCTCGCGACGCGGAGACGATCGCGCGAGGACGAGCGCTCTTCGAGACGCGCGGGTGCGCGAGCTGTCATGCGCCCTCCTCGATCGGCACGCTCGATCCCGCGCTCGCCCTCGCGCCCGATCTCCGCTGGACGCGCGAGCGCATGACCGACCGCGCGATCGTCGACTGGATCCTCGACCCCTCGCCGCCGATGCCGCGCCTCGTCGCCGCGCGCGAGGACGCCGTGGCGATCGCTGCGTACCTGGTCGCGTCGCCGCTCGATCCCATCGAGATCGTGACGCCGGCCGATCCGCTCCCGCTCCTCGACCGGGCGGTCTCGTTCACCGAGGTCCGCGATCGCGTGCTCCGCCGCACGTGCTGGCACTGTCACTCCGACGCCGGCCTCGCGCTCGGAGAGGGTGGTCCTGGCAACACCGGCGGCTTCGGCTTCGCTGCGCGCCGGCTCGATCTCTCCGACTACGAAGGCGTGATGTCGGGATCGCTCGACGACGCGGGGGAGCGCCGATCGATCTTCCGCGAGATCGACGGAGTGCCCCTCCTCGTCGCGGTGCTCGAGGCGCGCGCCAGCGAGGAGCGCGGGCATGCGAGCGAGCTCCGCGGCATGCCGCTCGGGCTCCCCGCCGTCTCGCCCGAGGACATCCAGATCGTGCGCTCCTGGATCGCGCAGGGGCGACCGCAGTGA
- the catA gene encoding type A chloramphenicol O-acetyltransferase, with the protein MAELRPVDLATWNRAEHFRHYLDRVPCTYSFTVHLDVTGLRAALASSGRKAYPAQLWMLATAVNRFRELRMAFDADGALGAWDEVHPAYTVFNREAETFSGIWTRYDADFASFEAAATRDIEEHSRATRFFPKDGRPPNAFDVSSIPWLEFSAFTLDIPGAVRHLAPIFTLGRYVERDGATLLPVAIQVHHAVCDGYHAGRLVAALQELATGHEAWLSR; encoded by the coding sequence ATGGCGGAGCTCCGCCCCGTCGATCTCGCGACCTGGAACCGGGCCGAGCACTTCCGGCACTATCTCGACCGCGTCCCCTGCACCTACAGCTTCACGGTGCACCTCGACGTCACGGGCCTGCGCGCCGCGCTGGCGTCGAGCGGGCGGAAGGCCTATCCGGCGCAGCTCTGGATGCTCGCGACCGCGGTGAATCGCTTCCGCGAGCTGCGGATGGCGTTCGATGCCGACGGAGCGCTCGGTGCGTGGGACGAGGTGCATCCCGCGTACACGGTGTTCAACCGCGAGGCCGAGACGTTCTCCGGCATCTGGACCCGGTACGACGCCGACTTCGCGTCGTTCGAGGCAGCGGCCACCCGCGACATCGAGGAGCACAGCCGCGCGACTCGCTTCTTCCCGAAGGACGGCCGTCCCCCGAACGCGTTCGACGTCTCGAGCATCCCGTGGCTCGAGTTCTCGGCGTTCACGCTCGACATCCCGGGTGCGGTCCGGCACCTCGCGCCGATCTTCACGCTCGGCCGCTACGTCGAGCGCGACGGTGCGACGCTGCTGCCGGTCGCGATCCAGGTGCACCACGCGGTGTGCGACGGCTACCACGCCGGTCGTCTGGTCGCCGCGCTCCAGGAGCTCGCGACCGGCCACGAGGCGTGGCTCTCGAGATGA
- the hsdR gene encoding type I restriction-modification system endonuclease, translated as MPRGASPSPNFAFLAEHEETLVLLAAQAEALYAIDAVATITKVRVFGEVLAREAAARVGIYTSSQEQQIDLLRRLRDRGALGTDADQAFHAIRKAGNAAVHENAGDHGTALHVLKLARGLAVWFHRSFGKDRAFKPEPFAPPRTPADATASLRSELESLRAELVEARAVAGKARQEADDATARARTAEERAKLEAAEREAAEALMNELASREAQMLARLESIQAKASAKPDVASAAAETAAKLGADLELDEASTRRLIDEQLRSVGWEADTETLRYAEGTRPQKGKNLAIAEWPTDAGPADYVLFAGLTPLAVVEAKRKRRDVAGSLQQSTRYARGLRATGLSLAGSYDDGDGGSLHVPFLFATNGRPYLKQIAEKSGIWFRDARRAKNLATPLASWYSPDGLLALLKQDIDAATEKLKAEPTDYLGLRDYQVRAIHAVEAAIESGRRTALLALATGTGKTRLAIGLCYRLLKAGRFRRILFLVDRSALGIQAANAFQDARLESLQTFDSIFDLKTLEDVRPEKDTKLHIATVQGMVQRVLLADGAIPPVDEYDCIVVDECHRGYTLDREMSEGELVFRSEADYVSKYRRILEHFDAVKIGLTATPALHTTEIFGAPVFTYSYREAVIDGHLVDHEPPIRIVTALARDGIHWKAGEEVEVYQPEHDRIDLSRLPDDVDIDLDAFNREVRTESFNRVVCETLAKHIDPSLPGKTIVFCATDAHADVFVRLLKEAFAAAYGDVEDAAVVKITGTSDRPLELIRRFKNERLPNVAVTVDLLTTGVDVPPITNVVFVRRTKSRILYDQMLGRATRRCDEIGKEIFRVFDAVDLYEVLQPYSAMKPVVTDVSIPFATLTHELATLDDAKHREEVLAQFITKLDRRRRRLEPRDRELFEAEAGMEPEALLALLREKGAEIAKPWFTEHPGLGELLDRRRAARPQPTLISKHDDELVSEERGYGDGRARPEDYLDGFAKFVREQSNQLPALVLVTQRPRELTREQLKSIALALDKAGFSEAQLRAAWRDRTNQDVAASIIGHIRQAALGDPLVPYEERVAKALTKLVASRPWTQPQRKWLERIGKQLKAEVIVDRESLDRGQFAAEGGFTRMNKVFEGKLETILGDLADEVWR; from the coding sequence ATGCCTCGGGGTGCATCGCCATCGCCGAACTTCGCCTTCTTGGCGGAGCACGAAGAGACACTCGTCCTGCTCGCGGCGCAGGCGGAGGCGCTCTACGCGATCGACGCGGTCGCGACGATCACGAAGGTGCGCGTCTTCGGCGAGGTCCTCGCGCGCGAGGCCGCGGCCCGCGTCGGCATCTACACGTCGAGCCAGGAGCAGCAGATCGATCTGCTCCGCCGCCTCCGCGATCGCGGCGCGCTCGGCACCGACGCGGACCAGGCCTTCCACGCGATCCGCAAGGCCGGCAACGCCGCGGTCCACGAGAACGCGGGCGACCACGGCACCGCGCTCCACGTGCTCAAGCTCGCGCGCGGCCTCGCGGTGTGGTTCCACCGGAGCTTCGGCAAGGATCGCGCGTTCAAGCCCGAGCCGTTCGCTCCGCCTCGCACACCGGCCGACGCGACCGCGTCGTTGCGCTCCGAGCTCGAGTCGCTGCGCGCCGAGCTCGTCGAGGCGCGCGCCGTCGCGGGCAAGGCTCGTCAGGAGGCCGACGACGCGACAGCGCGCGCGCGGACCGCCGAGGAGCGCGCAAAGCTCGAGGCGGCCGAGCGTGAGGCCGCCGAGGCGCTCATGAACGAGCTCGCGTCGCGCGAGGCGCAGATGCTCGCGCGGCTCGAGTCGATCCAGGCGAAGGCGAGCGCGAAGCCGGACGTCGCGTCCGCCGCCGCCGAGACTGCGGCGAAGCTCGGCGCGGATCTCGAGCTCGACGAGGCGAGCACGCGCCGCCTGATCGACGAGCAGCTGCGCAGCGTCGGCTGGGAGGCCGACACCGAGACGCTCCGCTACGCCGAAGGCACGCGCCCCCAGAAGGGCAAGAACCTCGCGATCGCCGAGTGGCCCACCGACGCCGGCCCCGCCGACTACGTGCTCTTCGCGGGCCTCACGCCGCTCGCGGTCGTCGAGGCGAAGCGCAAGCGCCGCGACGTCGCCGGGTCGCTCCAGCAGTCGACCCGCTATGCGCGCGGCCTCCGCGCGACCGGCCTCTCGCTCGCGGGCTCCTACGACGACGGCGACGGCGGCTCGCTCCACGTTCCGTTCCTCTTCGCCACCAACGGCCGCCCCTACCTCAAGCAGATCGCCGAGAAGTCCGGCATCTGGTTCCGCGACGCGCGCCGCGCGAAGAACCTCGCGACGCCGCTCGCGAGCTGGTACTCGCCCGACGGCCTCCTCGCGCTGCTCAAGCAGGACATCGACGCCGCCACCGAGAAGCTGAAGGCCGAGCCCACCGACTACCTCGGCCTGCGCGACTACCAGGTCCGCGCGATCCACGCCGTCGAGGCCGCGATCGAGTCGGGCCGCCGCACCGCGCTCCTCGCGCTCGCCACCGGCACCGGCAAGACGCGCCTCGCGATCGGCCTCTGCTACCGCCTGCTCAAGGCCGGCCGCTTCCGCCGCATCCTCTTCCTCGTCGATCGCAGCGCGCTCGGCATCCAGGCCGCCAACGCGTTCCAGGACGCGCGCCTCGAGTCGCTCCAGACCTTCGACTCGATCTTCGACCTCAAGACGCTCGAGGACGTCCGCCCCGAGAAGGACACCAAGCTCCACATCGCGACGGTGCAGGGCATGGTGCAGCGCGTCCTCCTCGCCGACGGCGCGATCCCACCCGTCGACGAGTACGACTGCATCGTCGTCGACGAGTGCCACCGCGGCTACACGCTCGATCGCGAGATGAGCGAGGGCGAGCTCGTCTTCCGCAGCGAGGCCGACTACGTCTCGAAATACCGCCGCATCCTCGAGCACTTCGACGCGGTGAAGATCGGACTCACCGCGACTCCCGCGCTCCACACCACCGAGATCTTCGGCGCGCCGGTCTTCACCTACTCGTACCGCGAAGCGGTCATCGACGGTCACCTCGTCGATCACGAGCCGCCGATCCGCATCGTCACCGCGCTCGCGCGCGACGGCATCCACTGGAAGGCGGGCGAGGAGGTCGAGGTCTACCAGCCCGAGCACGATCGGATCGATCTCTCGCGCCTGCCCGACGACGTCGACATCGACCTCGACGCGTTCAACAGGGAGGTCCGCACCGAGAGCTTCAACCGCGTCGTCTGCGAGACGCTCGCCAAGCACATCGACCCGAGCCTGCCCGGCAAGACGATCGTCTTCTGCGCGACCGACGCCCACGCCGACGTGTTCGTGCGCCTGCTGAAGGAGGCGTTCGCCGCCGCCTACGGCGACGTCGAGGACGCCGCGGTCGTGAAGATCACCGGCACCTCCGATCGCCCGCTCGAGCTCATCCGCCGCTTCAAGAACGAGCGGCTCCCGAACGTCGCGGTCACCGTCGATCTCCTCACCACCGGCGTCGACGTCCCGCCGATCACCAACGTCGTCTTCGTGCGGCGCACCAAGAGCCGCATCCTCTACGACCAGATGCTCGGCCGCGCGACGCGCCGCTGCGACGAGATCGGGAAGGAGATCTTCCGCGTCTTCGACGCCGTCGATCTCTACGAGGTCCTCCAGCCGTACTCGGCGATGAAGCCGGTCGTCACCGACGTCTCGATCCCCTTCGCCACGCTCACCCACGAGCTCGCGACCCTCGACGACGCGAAGCACCGCGAGGAGGTGCTCGCGCAGTTCATCACCAAGCTCGATCGCCGTCGCCGCCGCCTCGAGCCGCGCGATCGCGAGCTCTTCGAGGCGGAGGCCGGCATGGAGCCCGAGGCGCTCCTCGCGCTGCTGCGCGAGAAGGGCGCCGAGATCGCGAAGCCGTGGTTCACCGAGCACCCCGGCCTCGGCGAGCTGCTCGATCGCCGCCGCGCCGCCCGCCCCCAGCCCACGCTCATCTCCAAGCACGACGACGAGCTCGTCAGCGAGGAGCGCGGCTATGGTGACGGCCGCGCGCGCCCCGAGGACTACCTCGACGGCTTCGCGAAGTTCGTGCGCGAGCAGTCCAACCAGCTCCCCGCGCTCGTCCTCGTCACCCAGCGCCCCCGCGAGCTCACCCGCGAGCAGCTCAAGTCGATCGCGCTCGCCCTCGACAAGGCTGGCTTCTCCGAGGCGCAGCTCCGCGCCGCCTGGCGCGACCGCACCAACCAGGACGTGGCGGCGTCGATCATCGGCCACATTCGCCAGGCCGCCCTCGGCGACCCGCTCGTCCCCTACGAAGAGCGCGTCGCGAAAGCGCTCACCAAGCTCGTCGCCTCGCGCCCCTGGACCCAGCCCCAGCGCAAGTGGCTCGAGCGGATTGGCAAACAGCTCAAGGCCGAGGTCATCGTCGACCGTGAATCGCTCGACCGAGGCCAGTTCGCCGCCGAGGGCGGCTTCACGCGCATGAACAAAGTGTTCGAGGGGAAGCTCGAGACGATCCTGGGCGACCTCGCGGACGAGGTGTGGAGGTAG